The sequence below is a genomic window from Vibrio navarrensis.
TTTTGCAGGTAAGAGCCGTACACCATCATTGAGCCCACGCCCAAAGAGAGCGAGAAGAAAGCTTGTCCCATCGCATCGACCATCAAGCTTGGCGTGATGTGGGAAATGTCAGGGATCAGATACATTTTCAGGCCTTCCATCGCTCCATCTTGAGTAAAAATGTACGCGATCATCACCGCGAAAAGGACGAACAGCATAGGCATTAAGCGAGTTGACCACTTTTCGATACCATCGGCGACGCCTTTTTGCACAACAAGAATGGTTAAGAGCGAGAATAGAACGGCTAAGACGACGTTACGCGCACCACCGAAGTTGACCAGCCAGTCGGCTGCGCTTTGTAAACCGACCACTTCCAATGCAGGCGCTGCGGCAAAACCCATCAACCAACCTGCCAAAATTGAGTAAAAACTGAGGATCATGGAAGCGGCGATCATGGCGATCAAACCAAACAAGCCTGCGGCTGCGCGATTTTTCGTCCAAATCGTCCGCAGTGAAGCAATCGGGTTCGATTGACCATGACGACCAATCGTCAATTCAGCCACCAGCATAGGAAATGCCAGTAGGAAAACCATCGCCAAATAGATCACTAAAAATGCTGCGCCGCCGTTGCTCGCCGCTTTGGTTGGGAATCCCCAAACATTACCCAGACCGACAGCCGAACCTGCTGCCGCCATAATAAAGCCAAGTCTCGATGAGAAGTGGCCTCGA
It includes:
- a CDS encoding sodium-dependent transporter, which encodes MASNNRGHFSSRLGFIMAAAGSAVGLGNVWGFPTKAASNGGAAFLVIYLAMVFLLAFPMLVAELTIGRHGQSNPIASLRTIWTKNRAAAGLFGLIAMIAASMILSFYSILAGWLMGFAAAPALEVVGLQSAADWLVNFGGARNVVLAVLFSLLTILVVQKGVADGIEKWSTRLMPMLFVLFAVMIAYIFTQDGAMEGLKMYLIPDISHITPSLMVDAMGQAFFSLSLGVGSMMVYGSYLQKEVNIPKTAGQVAAIDTGVALAAGLLILPAMFVAKNNGVQIFNDAGQLMSSGDLVFAVLPAMFDTMGGIGVILGIGFFVLMVIAALTSSISLLEVPVSCAQDELKMERNTATWLIGGAILIVSIVISLNFGALFGLVADISTVYMQPLLGVVWAIVVGWIWNRNNLLNELKEGNPDIAQGLFWKIWPWYVRIVCPVAIMTVFLFSIL